In one Oryzias latipes chromosome 13, ASM223467v1 genomic region, the following are encoded:
- the igsf10 gene encoding immunoglobulin superfamily member 10: MRLCVCSSSLMLMWRLRILLFLAAVQLSGADCPKSCVCHVLAEVHCTFRYLTAIPDHFPAAVERINLGYNSITTIGNNDFSGFAKLQLLLLHSNTIHSIDEKAFQDLKSIQVLKISHNKLKEINKETFKGLDRLLKLYIDHNQIEFIHPETLYGLTNLQLINLESNHLQQLHPDTFITMRHSQFFKISSVKTIHLSDNLLTTLPTDIFSGCYQLENLFLHGNPWKCDCRMRWLSTWAQRNTGVLKCQRDRRYPKGQLCPVCANPASRNRRLTLLHNDAFSCTKPWIESHLKKKNIILEEGDFTPVYPKDFIAPLGSIQLNLTDHFYKDASLSCTVQRPTAFENPTQTFEEEEGNNVTMLTTHITTYLICNVDYEHIQQLWGILTAYSDSPLRLERGLMLARTPEMVYRYSQVKDEDEETVTNIEAEMKASPAWLLQGEVSLQLDRTSTTFSTLHIKYQSVVNLRLEKNPPKKDRYGWTIIKQDNQTKTEHAVITGGVAQLSCHLKGEPKPSMEWILPDGSRVRAPYFSQDRRIIITAEGELSLRGAIPSDTGLYWCITTNYLDADILMFRVTVLPPDVEEMEVNGLHLSASLGDSLIFDCASSGSPEGSVSWILPDHSILYRSEGNKRVYENGSLTIQGLTKRDRGFYRCLVANHLGVDLLVYQVTVTEEKIRLEPVVENEGSGIVLEVEIDSSLEGKIISHSEMPSSSPNYRNSQESRTITSDRPYPKPRFQGRRNLGGRLWQRRRVATRNKHVESSRVFHKASEKVDPRKFAELMKKAQEGLRIKTGLREEREKYENKSNSFSDGGETGSGEDHDNDHSVFKSEVVKPTPQTIATTQKGETYRVTTGVPKNLDIEDSKSYYGHSRQTTKYTNPGTTDKSTFKHLPTSTDYYTKEKASIHLTNMHPETQLRVLEKGFKKTETSTEGALLINKGPNTIPMKDGAKPVELVVHTDATSQTTFTAITTTERLQDEISFHTTQTIKSPGLPAGSTIISQQQIQIIPRYKGKGRRRTFHSHKRIIKPGRINDIKSFINRVKQPTVRKEENTSAPIQINLTTDCDCDEDSKKTKVTDVQLKAPKPSFSPYLSTTERLKSTQKTSTSTTSDDIHSNRPFIHGRNASEVTPEDITSADSPDMNATSDSYFTTNKKVSATTTSGTSKVIHKKSYRKRLFGGRERANKLSRLRKPPIATKASTTKKIPSTTTIVASTTNSQTKIERPPLSSQTQSKQSSIEDKYERLDSSDFELRTTGFTFYHITTTSLPCYSKIATTAGTKPELQTLPSPPTVSPHVLEIPKEILSSGSGELPDNVNINRQSTGGIRRWKGMGRRRSFQGRRILKKPGTTKATQTTTTLFSSADLTVMESTMEDTTQPQQIVSSYSSLNIPSMKMNQTAEADFSSLAVFTTNQTPLVTFSAHEPSTTLVTGTLHQPYTAASNKIDIKKQPQPQKKSHDTTNMSVKRLVPTLQSGGARNREDEELTFDKMTIYETQSGYNFPVPFNKELDHSKSTIHDKVTDNKAPSFSASGLEPMSKGIKNKPRIIGGNAASFTVLSNSDAFLPCEAVGNPQPVITWMRFSSTGSTLSIRGKMGKFDVWSNGTLSIQKANIKDHGQYLCLAENDYGSDKLLVTLSVVAYPSRILEPRMREIKSHSRSTVEVTCKAEGRPMPTISWILANRTQIRGQNPEKGRVSVSSEGTLTINDVSVFDRGFYKCIASNPAGADTATVRLQVVAAPPNILEEKRQQLKASLGQNLWLPCTGHGSPQPTVHWVLQDGSVILLDKPTSNKRTTLFKNGTLSLRNVTPAHNGNYECIATSSTGSERRVVTLTVETHQSAPQIVKTSELVTELSYGEQLRLNCLAMGDPKPKIMWRLPSRAVVDHWQRMGSRITVLDNGTLIVNTVIDKDAGEYLCVAQSTVGDDLQLMRVSVSMKPAKIESKLYRKKQIHLGNDLKVDCKATGAPKPEISWGLPDGTVVNSALQADDGHGGGRVRRYTLFDNGTLFVNQVSMSEEGDYTCYAENKVGKDKMHVHITVVTAAPKILVPNQTYAKVKPGGNVRFDCEALGEPKPNILWMLPNNDEIAASNAQHLIHVNGSLDIRNVKLTDSGEYVCVARNSGGEERKTYKLEIEGNPPVINGFRQNRTVIKDVTAKHARKLIHCKAEGDPPPTITWIMPDNIFLAAPYFGSRINVHHNGTLEIRNVRATDTAEFICMARNSGGETVMIVQLEVANILRRPIFDNPFNERIVSRTGKTIILNCSAHGSPKPEIVWTLPNGTRLTVGAYHGSHHHLNNDGTLVIYNSQKGDSGKYRCGAKNNLGYVEKLIILNIGHKPYILTRPRGIIRGMSGEPIFLHCLSDGSPSPRIFWTLPGGHTLTRPQVLGRYQLVENGTLVVKDTTLNDRGNYVCKAHNDAGEAVLTIPVVIIAYPPRITSGSPSTVRVVPGTPIQLNCAATGIPKPEITWELPDKTILSTAEQGRPKGSELLHPEGTLIIQRPTSSESGKYKCMARNHMGTDSKITYVLVL, from the exons ATGAGACTGTGCGTCTGCAGTTCTTCCTTAATGCTGATGTGGAGGCTCAGGATTCTTCTGTTTCTGGCTGCCGTGCAGCTGTCAGGGGCCGACTGTCCCAAATCATGTGTCTGTCACGTCCTCGCTGAAGTACATTGCACCTTCAGATACCTAACCGCAATCCCGGACCACTTCCCGGCAGCTGTGGAAAGAATTAACCTCGG GTACAACAGTATTACAACGATAGGAAATAATGACTTCAGTGGCTTCGCAAAGTTGCAGCTGTTGCTGTTGCATAGCAACACCATACACAGCATTGACGAAAAAGCCTTCCAAGATCTCAAATCTATACAG GTGCTAAAAATATCACACAACAAATTAAAGGAAATCAACAAGGAGACCTTCAAAGGCCTGGACAGACTTTTGAAACTATACATAGACCACAACCAGATAGAATTTATTCACCCAGAAACTTTGTATGGCCTGACTAACTTGCAGCTCATCAATCTGGAAAGCAACCACCTCCAGCAGCTCCATCCAGATACATTCATCACAATGAGACACAGCCAATTTTTTAAGATTTCCTCAGTAAAAACTATTCACTTGTCGGACAACCTGCTGACCACTCTACCCACAGATATTTTCTCAGGCTGCTATCAATTAGAAAACCTTTTCCTCCATGGCAACCCCTGGAAGTGTGACTGTCGCATGAGGTGGCTGTCTACATGGGCTCAGAGGAACACAG GTGTGCTGAAATGTCAGCGAGACAGAAGATATCCAAAGGGCCAGCTGTGTCCTGTTTGTGCAAACCCTGCCTCTCGCAATAGACGCCTAACCCTGCTCCACAACGATGCCTTTAGCTGTACCAAACCATGGATCGAATCTcatctaaagaagaaaaacatcatcCTGGAGGAGGGCGACTTCACTCCAGTTTACCCCAAGGACTTCATTGCCCCATTAGGCTCTATACAACTGAACCTGACTGACCACTTTTACAAGGACGCAAGTCTTTCCTGCACTGTCCAGAGGCCCACTGCGTTTGAGAACCCCACACAAACgtttgaggaggaagagggaaaCAATGTCACTATGCTTACCACTCACATAACTACATATTTGATATGCAACGTTGATTATGAACACATCCAACAGCTCTGGGGGATTTTAACTGCTTACAGTGACTCACCTTTGAGGCTAGAAAGAGGTTTGATGCTGGCTCGAACACCAGAAATGGTGTACAGATACAGCCAGGtcaaagatgaagatgaagaaacaGTCACAAACATCGAAGCTGAGATGAAAGCCTCTCCTGCATGGTTATTGCAAGGTGAGGTGAGCCTTCAGCTTGACCGAACTTCTACCACCTTCTCTACTTTGCATATTAAGTACCAATCTGTGGTTAACCTACGATTGGAAAAGAATCCACCTAAAAAGGACCGCTATGGATGGACCATTATCAAGCAAGACAATCAAACAAAGACAGAGCATGCTGTAATCACag GTGGTGTGGCACAGTTGAGCTGTCATTTAAAGGGTGAGCCAAAGCCTTCGATGGAATGGATTTTACCTGATGGAAGTAGAGTCAGAGCTCCTTATTTCAGTCAAGACAGAAGGATCATAATCACTGCTGAAGGAGAGCTAAGTCTTCGGGGTGCCATTCCATCAGACACGGGCCTCTACTGGTGCATCACCACAAATTACCTGGATGCAGATATCCTCATGTTCCGTGTGACAGTTCTTCCTCCTGATGTAGAAGAGATGGAGGTCAATGGTCTCCATCTGTCAGCATCACTAGGTGACAGTTTGATTTTTGACTGTGCCTCCTCTGGAAGTCCTGAAGGCTCAGTTTCATGGATTCTCCCAGACCACTCAATACTGTACAGATCTGAAGGGAACAAAAGGGTTTATGAAAATGGATCATTAACAATTCAGGGCCTTACAAAGAGGGATAGAGGATTTTACAGGTGTTTGGTTGCAAACCATCTTGGTGTTGACCTGCTTGTGTATCAGGTGACagtcactgaagaaaaaatcaGACTGGAACCAGTTGTGGAAAACGAGGGATCAGGGATTGTACTGGAAGTTGAAATTGATTCTAGTTTGGAAGGAAAAATCATCAGCCATAGTGAGATGCCCTCATCCAGTCCTAACTACAGAAATAGTCAGGAATCCCGGACTATCACCTCAGATCGACCTTATCCAAAACCCAGATTTCAGGGGAGAAGAAATTTGGGAGGTAGACTGTGGCAAAGAAGAAGAGTGGCAACTCGCAACAAGCATGTTGAGAGTAGCAGGGTTTTTCATAAAGCATCTGAAAAAGTAGATCCACGAAAATTTGCAGAATTGATGAAAAAAGCTCAGGAAGGATTAAGAATAAAGACTGGCCTaagagaagagagggaaaaatatgaaaacaaaagcaatagTTTTTCTGATGGTGGCGAAACTGGGTCTGGTGAAGATCATGATAATGACCATTCTGTTTTTAAGTCTGAGGTAGTCAAACCAACCCCACAAACAATAGCCACCacacaaaaaggagaaacttaCAGAGTGACAACAGGTGTACCCAAGAATCTTGACATTGAAGATTCAAAGAGCTATTATGGTCATTcaagacaaacaacaaaatatacaAATCCAGGAACAACTGATAAATCCACATTCAAACACCTCCCAACTTCAACTGATTATTACACTAAAGAAAAAGCCAGCATTCATCTGACAAACATGCATCCAGAAACTCAGCTGAGGGTTTTAGAAAAGGGCTTTAAGAAGACAGAAACATCTACAGAGGGGGCACTTTTGATAAACAAAGGTCCAAATACTATTCCAATGAAGGATGGAGCAAAACCAGTGGAGCTTGTTGTCCACACAGATGCTACCAGCCAGACCACTTTCACAGCCATCACCACCACAGAGAGATTACAGGACGAGATTTCCTTCCATACTACCCAGACAATAAAATCTCCAGGGCTACCTGCTGGGTCCACCATCATTTCTCAGCAGCAGATTCAAATCATTCCACGTTACAAAGGGAAAGGTCGCAGGAGGACGTTTCATAGTCACAAGAGAATCATTAAACCTGGTAGGATTAATGACATTAAGTCCTTCATCAATAGAGTCAAACAACCAACAgtaagaaaggaagaaaatacTTCTGCtccaattcaaattaatttgacAACAG ATTGTGACTGTGATgaagacagcaagaagaccaaAGTCACTGATGTCCAGCTTAAAGCACCAAAACCTTCCTTCAGTCCATATCTGAGCACAACAGAAAGACTTAAGTCCACTCAAAAAACTTCAACTTCTACCACAAGTGATGACATTCATTCAAATCGCCCCTTCATTCATGGAAGAAATGCCTCAGAGGTCACACCAGAGGACATAACATCTGCTGATTCCCCTGACATGAATGCTACAAGTGATTCATATTTtactacaaacaaaaaagtttcagctaCCACAACTTCAGGTACTTCTAAGgttattcataaaaaaagttATCGGAAACGACTGTTTGGAGGTCGAGAAAGGGCAAATAAACTAAGCAGATTAAGAAAACCACCCATTGCAACAAAAGCCTCAACTACAAAGAAGATTCCATCCACAACCACCATTGTTGCATCTACCACTAACTCACAGACCAAGATTGAGAGGCCGCCACTTTCTAGTCAGACACAAAGTAAACAAAGTTCCATAGAGGACAAGTATGAACGTTTAGACTCATCTGACTTTGAACTGAGAACAACAGGATTCACGTTTTATCATATAACCACAACAAGCTTGCCCTGTTATTCCAAAATTGCCACCACTGCTGGAACAAAACCAGAATTACAGACTCTAccttctccacccacagtcagCCCACATGTACTTGAAATTCCTAAGGAAATATTGTCATCTGGGTCTGGGGAATTACCTGATAATGTCAATATAAACAGGCAAAGTACTGGTGGGATCAGGAGATGGAAAGGGATGGGAAGGAGGAGGTCATTCCAGGGCAGGAGAATCTTGAAGAAACCTGGAACCACAAAAGCAACGCAAACCACCACgactttattttcttctgctgATTTGACAGTCATGGAAAGTACAATGGAGGACACCACACAACCTCAACAAATTGTATCATCTTACAGTTCTCTCAACATACCATCGATGAAAATGAACCAGACAGCAGAAGCAGATTTCAGCAGTCTTGCTGTCTTTACAACCAACCAAACTCCTTTAGTGACTTTCTCTGCACATGAGCCAAGTACTACATTAGTTACTGGCACATTACACCAGCCATACACAGCAGCATCCAACaaaattgacataaaaaaacaaccccagcCACAGAAAAAAAGCCATGATACCACCAACATGTCAGTGAAAAGACTCGTACCTACTTTGCAAAGTGGTGGTGCAAGAAACAGGGAAGATGAAGAGCTTACCTTTGACAAGATGACCATCTATGAAACTCAGTCAGGATACAACTTTCCTGTTCCATTCAACAAAGAGTTGGACCATTCTAAATCTACGATTCATGATAAAGTCACAGACAACAAAGCTCCATCTTTCAGTGCTTCTGGACTTGAACCAATGTCAAAGGGTATCAAGAACAAGCCTCGAATAATTGGAGGAAACGCAGctagttttactgttttgtccAACTCAGATGCTTTCCTGCCATGTGAGGctgttggaaaccctcaacctgtAATAACCTGGATGCGTTTCTCCAGCACAG GAAGCACACTTAGCATCAGAGGAAAGATGGGCAAGTTTGACGTGTGGAGCAATGGTACCCTATCCATTCAGAAAGCTAATATCAAGGACCATGGCCAGTATCTCTGTCTTGCTGAGAATGATTATGGATCAGATAAACTTTTGGTTACTCTCTCTGTGGTAGCTTATCCTTCACGAATTCTGGAACCAAGAATGCGAGAAATCAAATCTCATTCAAGAAGCACGGTGGAAGTGACATGTAAAGCAGAAGGAAGACCAATGCCCACAATTTCTTGGATCTTGGCTAACAGGACTCAAATCAGGGGTCAAAACCCAGAAAAAGGACGAGTATCAGTATCTTCTGAAGGGACTCTTACAATTAACGATGTCTCTGTGTTTGACAGAGGTTTTTACAAGTGTATTGCCAGCAACCCAGCTGGAGCTGATACCGCTACAGTCCGACTGCAGGTGGTAGCAGCTCCACCAAATATTTTAGAGGAAAAGCGTCAACAATTGAAAGCAAGCTTAGGTCAAAATCTGTGGCTACCTTGCACTGGCCATGGTTCCCCTCAGCCAACTGTGCACTGGGTCCTCCAGGATGGATCAGTTATCCTACTTGACAAACCAACCAGTAACAAAAGGacaactttgtttaaaaatggaacACTATCTTTAAGAAATGTGACTCCTGCACATAATGGAAACTATGAATGCATTGCTACTAGCTCTACTGGTTCAGAGCGAAGAGTTGTGACTTTGACTGTAGAGACACATCAATCTGCACCTCAGATCGTGAAGACATCTGAGCTTGTTACAGAACTGTCTTATGGGGAACAGCTGAGACTTAACTGCTTAGCAATGGGTGACCCTAAACCAAAGATCATGTGGAGGCTACCATCTAGAGCGGTTGTTGACCATTGGCAAAG GATGGGCAGCAGAATTACAGTTCTGGATAATGGCACTCTCATTGTGAACACAGTGATTGATAAAGATGCTGGGGAGTATCTTTGTGTGGCACAAAGCACAGTGGGCGATGATCTTCAACTCATGAGGGTCAGTGTTTCAATGAAGCCGGCCAAAATAGAGTCTAAGCTCTACAGAAAGAAGCAAATACATTTAGGTAATGATCTGAAAGTGGACTGTAAAGCTACAGGTGCACCAAAACCAGAGATCTCCTGGGGTCTGCCAGATGGCACAGTAGTTAACAGTGCCCTGCAGGCTGACGATGGCCACGGAGGAGGACGAGTACGCCGCTATACTCTGTTCGATAATGGGACTCTCTTTGTGAACcag gtcagTATGTCAGAGGAAGGAGACTACACCTGCTATGCAGAAAACAAAGTGGGAAAAGATAAGATGCACGTGCATATCACAGTTGTAACAGCTGCCCCCAAGATACTTGTCCCTAATCAGACCTATGCCAAGGTCAAGCCTGGAGGTAATGTTCGCTTTGACTGTGAAGCCCTTGGGGAGCCCAAACCTAATATTCTGTGGATGCTTCCAAATAATGATGAAATAGCAGCATCGAATGCACAGCACCTAATACATGTAAATGGTTCCCTAGATATCAGGAATGTGAAGCTAACTGATTCTGGAGAATATGTTTGTGTGGCTCGAAACTCTGggggagaagaaagaaaaacatataaatTGGAAATTGAAGGAAATCCACCAGTGATCAATGGATTCAGACAAAACAGGACTGTAATCAAAGATGTAACTGCAAAGCATGCCAGAAAACTCATACACTGCAAGGCTGAAGGTGATCCTCCTCCAACTATCACTTGGATAATGCCAGATAACATTTTTCTTGCTGCACCATACTTTGGAAGCAGGATAAATGTCCACCACAATGGGACTCTAGAGATTCGCAATGTGCGAGCTACCGACACAGCCGAGTTTATTTGCATGGCAAGAAATAGTGGGGGTGAGACAGTGATGATAGTACAGCTGGAAGTTGCTAATATACTTCGAAGGCCAATTTTTGATAACCCTTTCAATGAGCGCATTGTGTCCCGGACTGGAAAAACTATCATTCTTAACTGCTCTGCTCATGGGTCCCCAAAACCAGAGATAGTTTGGACTTTACCAAATGGAACACGATTGACTGTTGGGGCATACCATGGCTCTCATCATCATCTAAACAATGATGGAACATTGGTTATTTACAACTCGCAAAAAGGAGATTCTGGAAAATATAGATGTGGTGCAAAGAATAACCTTGGCTATGTGGAGAAGCTCATAATTTTGAATATTGGCCACAAGCCGTACATCTTAACGAGACCTCGGGGTATCATACGTGGCATGTCTGGGGAGCCTATTTTCCTTCACTGTTTGTCTGATGGGAGTCCTTCCCCGAGAATCTTTTGGACCCTTCCTGGAGGCCATACTCTTACCCGACCTCAAGTACTTGGCCGCTACCAGCTGGTGGAAAATGGCACTCTAGTTGTTAAGGACACTACCCTCAATGACAGAGGAAACTATGTTTGTAAAGCTCACAATGATGCTGGGGAGGCAGTTCTCACCATCCCAGTTGTTATCATTGCTTACCCTCCACGAATAACTTCAGGCTCTCCTTCTACTGTAAGGGTAGTACCAGGGACACCAATCCAGCTCAACTGTGCTGCCACTGGGATCCCCAAGCCAGAGATTACCTGGGAGCTTCCTGATAAAACAATTCTGTCAACTGCAGAACAGGGCAGGCCTAAGGGGAGTGAACTTCTCCACCC